Proteins from a single region of Drosophila biarmipes strain raj3 chromosome 3R, RU_DBia_V1.1, whole genome shotgun sequence:
- the LOC108024991 gene encoding pre-mRNA-splicing factor RBM22, translated as MSMSKTTNTYNRQNWEDAEFPILCQTCLGDNPYVRMIKERFGKECKICTRPFTIFRWCPGARMRFKKTEICQTCARLKNVCQTCLLDLEYGLPIQVRDAALKVADNMPQSDVNKEYYIQNVDAQLQDGDGTEAAGAVGRSLAANEMLSKLARTAPYYKRNRPHICSFWVKGECKRGEECPYRHDKPNEPDDPLCEQNIKDRYYGRNDPVAEKIMKRAASLPTLEPPEDRNITTLYVGNLPEEITEPELRDQFYQFGEIRSIALVPRQQCAFVQYTKRNAAELAAERTFNKLVIQGRKVSIKWAHSQAKQNTAAKTDRRFDVAGIPPPSAKPNDYFNLRQEQINVMPAGMKLHQLPSNLVPASAYQMYGQQTYAAPYGNVSTTAASSSGVTLDSISVPPPPGQIPYPSQDASRMGAVKK; from the coding sequence ATGTCTATGTCAAAAACCACAAACACCTACAATCGGCAAAACTGGGAGGACGCCGAGTTTCCTATCCTGTGCCAGACTTGCCTAGGCGACAATCCATACGTGCGGATGATCAAAGAACGCTTCGGCAAGGAATGCAAGATATGCACACGTCCGTTCACCATATTTCGATGGTGTCCTGGCGCCCGGATGCGCTTCAAAAAGACTGAGATTTGCCAAACATGTGCGCGCCTAAAGAACGTGTGTCAGACATGCCTTTTGGACCTAGAGTATGGGTTGCCCATTCAGGTTCGCGACGCCGCCCTCAAGGTGGCAGACAATATGCCGCAGAGCGACGTAAACAAGGAGTACTACATTCAAAACGTAGACGCCCAGTTACAGGACGGTGATGGCACAGAGGCAGCTGGGGCAGTCGGCAGATCCCTCGCCGCCAACGAGATGCTGTCCAAGCTAGCGCGCACGGCGCCTTACTACAAACGAAACAGACCACACATATGCTCTTTCTGGGTAAAGGGAGAGTGCAAGCGAGGCGAGGAGTGTCCCTACCGCCACGACAAGCCGAACGAGCCCGACGATCCGTTGTGCGAGCAGAACATCAAGGACAGGTACTACGGCCGTAACGACCCAGTGGCCGAAAAGATAATGAAGCGGGCAGCATCGCTTCCCACTCTCGAGCCGCCGGAGGATCGAAATATCACTACTCTGTACGTGGGAAACCTTCCTGAGGAGATTACTGAACCAGAGCTGAGAGATCAGTTCTACCAGTTCGGCGAAATCCGGTCCATTGCCCTGGTGCCACGCCAGCAATGCGCTTTTGTGCAGTACACCAAAAGGAACGCCGCCGAGCTGGCCGCCGAGCGCACTTTTAACAAACTGGTGATCCAAGGGCGGAAAGTGAGCATAAAGTGGGCTCACTCCCAGGCGAAACAGAACACCGCCGCAAAGACAGACAGACGCTTCGACGTCGCTGGCATCCCACCGCCCAGTGCAAAGCCAAACGACTACTTTAATCTGCGACAAGAGCAGATCAACGTTATGCCCGCCGGTATGAAGCTGCACCAGCTGCCATCCAACTTGGTTCCGGCATCAGCATACCAGATGTACGGGCAGCAGACCTACGCGGCGCCCTATGGTAATGTGAGTACGACTGCTGCTTCTAGCTCGGGTGTGACTCTGGACTCAATATCGGTTCCTCCACCGCCTGGTCAAATACCCTACCCTAGTCAGGATGCTAGCCGGATGGGGGcagtgaaaaaataa
- the LOC108024988 gene encoding ATP-dependent RNA helicase abstrakt: MAQVKRYRRASKSSDEADQDNEEYVPYVPVKERKKQHMMKLGRIVQLASETSQLKSSSENENEDDSQGAHDAETWGRKYNISLLDQHTELKKIAEAKKLSAVEKQLREEEKIMESIAQQKALMGVAELAKGIQYEEPIRTSWRPPRYIRIKSQDEHNAVRQQLRILVEGENPSPPIRSFREMKFPKGILNGLTAKGIKTPTPIQVQGLPTVLAGRDLIGIAFTGSGKTLVFVLPVIMFSLEQEYRLPFERNEGPYGLIICPSRELAKQTHEIIQHYSKHLQACGMPEVRSCLAMGGLPVTEALDVISRGVHIVVATPGRLMDMLDKKILTLDMCRYLCMDEADRMIDMGFEEDVRTIFSFFKGQRQTLLFSATMPKKIQNFARSALVKPVTINVGRAGAASMNVTQQVEYVKQEAKVVYLLDCLQKTAPPVLIFAEKKQDVDCIHEYLLLKGVEAVAIHGGKDQEERSRAVDAYRVGKKDVLVATDVASKGLDFPNVQHVINYDMPDDIENYVHRIGRTGRSNTKGLATTLINKITEQSVLLDLKHLLIEGKQEVPDFLDELAPEAEHQHLDLGDSHGCTYCGGLGHRITECPKLEAVQNKQASNIGRRDYLSNTAADY; the protein is encoded by the coding sequence ATGGCGCAAGTTAAGCGCTACCGGAGGGCCTCAAAGTCCTCCGATGAAGCAGACCAGGACAACGAGGAGTACGTGCCTTACGTGCCGGTGAAGGAGCGTAAGAAGCAGCACATGATGAAGCTAGGACGAATCGTGCAATTGGCCTCGGAGACGTCGCAGCTAAAGTCCTCGAGCGAAAATGAGAACGAGGATGACTCCCAGGGGGCGCATGATGCAGAGACCTGGGGTCGCAAGTACAACATTAGTCTGCTGGACCAGCACACGGAGCTGAAGAAGATTGCGGAGGCCAAAAAGCTTAGCGCCGTAGAAAAACAGTTGCGCGAGGAAGAGAAGATCATGGAGAGCATCGCCCAGCAAAAGGCGCTTATGGGAGTGGCCGAGTTGGCCAAGGGCATCCAGTACGAGGAGCCCATCAGGACCTCCTGGCGTCCACCTCGCTACATTCGGATAAAGTCGCAGGATGAGCATAATGCCGTGCGACAGCAGTTGAGAATCCTAGTGGAGGGCGAGAACCCGAGCCCACCTATCCGCAGTTTTAGGGAAATGAAGTTTCCCAAAGGGATTCTCAACGGCCTGACGGCTAAGGGCATAAAGACCCCGACTCCGATCCAGGTTCAAGGTCTGCCTACTGTGCTGGCGGGCCGCGACCTGATTGGTATTGCCTTCACCGGCTCTGGAAAGACTCTTGTGTTCGTGTTGCCCGTCATTATGTTTTCCCTGGAACAGGAGTACAGATTGCCCTTCGAAAGGAATGAGGGCCCCTATGGGCTAATCATCTGCCCGTCCCGCGAGCTAGCCAAGCAAACGCATGAGATCATCCAACACTACAGCAAACATCTTCAGGCGTGCGGTATGCCCGAAGTACGATCCTGCCTTGCAATGGGCGGGCTACCGGTCACCGAGGCACTGGACGTGATTTCGCGCGGAGTACACATTGTTGTAGCAACACCCGGACGCCTTATGGACATGCTGGATAAAAAGATCCTTACGCTGGATATGTGCCGCTACCTGTGTATGGACGAGGCTGACCGTATGATTGACATGGGTTTTGAGGAAGACGTTCGTACGATATTCTCCTTCTTTAAGGGTCAGCGCCAGACCCTGCTGTTCTCTGCCACCATGCCAAAAAAGATCCAGAACTTTGCCCGCTCCGCCCTCGTAAAGCCAGTTACCATTAATGTTGGTCGCGCAGGTGCCGCATCAATGAACGTCACCCAACAAGTTGAGTATGTAAAGCAGGAGGCCAAGGTAGTTTATTTGCTGGACTGCCTGCAAAAGACTGCGCCGCCCGTACTCATTTTTGCGGAGAAAAAACAGGACGTAGACTGTATACATGAGTACTTGCTGCTGAAGGGTGTGGAGGCGGTTGCCATACACGGCGGAAAAGATCAAGAAGAACGGTCAAGGGCCGTAGATGCTTATCGCGTGGGCAAAAAAGATGTGTTGGTAGCTACCGACGTGGCCTCGAAAGGCCTGGACTTCCCCAACGTGCAGCACGTTATCAACTATGACATGCCGGACGATATCGAGAACTATGTACATCGTATTGGTCGCACAGGACGGTCCAACACCAAGGGCTTAGCCACCACGCTGATTAACAAGATCACCGAACAGTCTGTGCTGCTCGACTTGAAGCACCTGCTCATCGAGGGCAAGCAGGAGGTGCCAGACTTTTTGGATGAGCTGGCGCCGGAGGCCGAGCACCAACACCTGGACCTAGGCGATTCCCATGGCTGCACCTACTGTGGCGGCCTTGGACATCGCATCACAGAGTGTCCCAAACTGGAAGCCGTTCAGAACAAACAGGCTTCAAACATTGGACGTCGCGACTATTTGTCAAATACTGCTGCGGATTACTAA
- the LOC108024958 gene encoding guanine deaminase — protein sequence MATVFIGTIVHTKSFSEFESFENGFLAIDDSGKIISIGHDYKGWLSSNPVRAKDLHEVRLTDCQFLMPGFVDCHIHAPQFAQVGLGLDMPLLDWLNTYTFPLEAKFSDQQYAQQVYQSVIHATLRSGTTLASYFATNHLESTLILAREAVRQGQRALVGKVCSNCNSPDFYVETAEESVSATLAFVEEMRSLGSPLVLPTITPRFALSCSKELLKELGDIAKRFDLHVQSHISENLAEIEVVKGIFKSSYAKAYDEAGLLTNKTVMAHGVHLEDDEIALLKTRGCSVAHCPASNTMLSSGLCDVQRLVNNGVTVGLGTDVSGGNSVSVQDALLRALDVSKHLDFFKKHNIRGTGKAQLQDPNYVPLKYKQAIYLATLGGAKALSLDHLTGNFALGKEFDAILVDVSVIENPVRRLNVDELVEKFIYTGNDRNIIQVFVAGKPIKNDCLLK from the exons ATGGCAACTGTTTTTATTGGAACTATTGTGCACACGAAGTCTTTCAGCGAATTCGAGTCATTCGAAAATGGTTTTTTGGCAATAGACGACAGCGGAAAG ATAATATCAATTGGCCATGACTACAAGGGATGGCTTTCCAGCAACCCCGTCCGGGCCAAGGATCTGCATGAGGTCCGGCTCACGGATTGCCAGTTCCTGATGCCTGGCTTCGTCGACTGCCATATACACGCCCCGCAGTTCGCACAAGTGGGCCTGGGACTCGACATGCCCCTTCTGGACTGGCTGAACACGTATACCTTCCCGCTGGAGGCAAAGTTTTCCGACCAACAATATGCCCAGCAGGTTTACCAAAGCGTTATC CACGCAACGCTGCGCTCTGGAACCACCCTGGCTTCCTATTTCGCCACCAACCACTTGGAATCGACGCTGATCCTGGCGCGGGAGGCGGTGCGCCAAGGACAGCGAGCGCTGGTTGGCAAGGTTTGCTCCAACTGCAACAGCCCAGACTTCTACGT GGAGACTGCGGAGGAGTCGGTCAGTGCTACTTTGGCGTTCGTGGAGGAGATGCGGAGTCTGGGCAGTCCCCTAGTGCTACCCACAATCACTCCCCGCTTCGCTCTCAGCTGCAGTAAGGAGTTGCTAAAGGAACTGGGCGATATAGCGAAGCGATTCGATCTTCACGTCCAAAGCCACATAAGCGAAAATCTAGCAGAGATCGAGGTGGTAAAGGGAATCTTTAAATCCAGTTACGCAAAAGCTTACGACGAAGCTGGACTGCTGACGAATAAG ACGGTAATGGCGCACGGGGTGCATCTCGAGGACGACGAAATCGCGCTTCTTAAAACTCGCGGTTGCTCGGTGGCACATTGTCCTGCGTCTAATACAATGCTTAGCTCGGGACTCTGCGACGTCCAGCGGCTTGTTAACAACGGCGTGACAGTCGGTCTTGGCACAGACGTTTCGGGTGGAAATTCCGTTTCAGTTCAGGACGCCCTTCTGCGCGCATTGGACGTGTCTAAGCACCTGGACTTCTTCAAGAAGCACAATATACGCGGAACTGGGAAGGCCCAATTACAAGATCCCAACTACGTCCCGCTGAAGTACAAGCAGGCAATTTATCTAGCCACTTTGGGCGGCGCCAAGGCGCTTTCCCTGGATCATTTGACTGGAAACTTTGCACTAGGGAAGGAGTTTGATGCCATATTAGTTGACGTAAGCGTCATTGAAAATCCCGTGAGGAGGCTAAATGTTGACGAACTGGTAGAAAAGTTCATTTATACTGGGAATGATCGCAATATTATACAAGTCTTTGTGGCCGGCAAGCCTATAAAGAACGACTGCCTATTAAAGTAG
- the LOC108024936 gene encoding uncharacterized protein LOC108024936, protein MNWQRSEFRGLICVLAALGVPSQAQLVPWSGSLQAPYPGAVPRLVLYNPSSGQQLEPLRFLAPLRGPRQLPVNGNIVELPQLWQPCSCAEHACRCCLGLALGFGESPKQRLCASLEYSKADLGLRLSVEVNQRTVANFGFSARNPPDYCVPLLLPLPLFSCLRLHDIRAFGEGNMQVCLSVVFKILASQFFEYRLNCLRFGANGVFFMRDALKDQETPELVL, encoded by the coding sequence ATGAACTGGCAACGCAGCGAGTTCCGCGGACTGATCTGCGTGTTGGCGGCGCTGGGAGTGCCGTCCCAGGCGCAGCTCGTCCCCTGGTCTGGCTCCCTGCAGGCTCCTTATCCGGGTGCAGTGCCGCGACTGGTGCTCTACAACCCCTCCAGTGGCCAGCAGCTTGAGCCGCTGCGCTTCTTGGCTCCCTTGCGGGGCCCTAGGCAACTGCCAGTGAACGGGAACATCGTGGAGCTTCCGCAGTTGTGGCAGCCCTGCTCTTGCGCCGAGCACGCCTGCCGATGTTGCCTGGGCTTGGCCCTTGGATTCGGCGAGTCCCCCAAGCAGCGGCTGTGTGCCTCCCTCGAGTACAGCAAGGCGGACCTGGGTCTGCGGCTGAGCGTGGAGGTGAACCAGCGCACTGTGGCCAACTTTGGGTTCTCGGCCCGCAATCCTCCCGACTACTGTGTACCGCTCCTCCTGCCTTTGCCGCTCTTCAGCTGCCTGCGGCTGCACGACATCAGGGCCTTCGGAGAGGGCAATATGCAGGTCTGTCTATCGGTGGTTTTTAAGATTTTGGCCAGCCAATTCTTTGAGTACCGGCTCAACTGCCTTCGCTTTGGCGCCAACGGTGTCTTTTTCATGCGCGACGCTTTGAAGGATCAGGAAACGCCTGAGCTGGTGTTATAG
- the LOC108024957 gene encoding cyclin-G-associated kinase, which yields MGEFFKSLNFNYFSSSEGAPSANGAVGGGPAGALGGSLDNDFVGHVVEVAGHRLRIKCVIAEGGYAFVYVAQDVQIGTEYALKRLLGADQQACTAIINEIGIHKQVSGHGNIVAFLGSSYTAPTSQLGPQYLLLTELCKGGSLVDCFKTNKASIEPSLVLRIFYQMSRAVACLHSQSTPIAHRDIKIENFLIGNDKQIKLCDFGSASKEVLSPTFEWSANQRSMLEDQLNTVTTPMYRAPEMLDTWSNNPIGPKADIWALGCILYFLCYRRHPYEDGGKLRIINANYILPPDPQYQCFRDIIRGCFKVNPVERLDIDMVLERLAAIAETNNWSLKGPVDLQGIPIESIPTESPARKSSVQTEFCNETSNMTPHPASPATVTPSSSNGHGRLLSSLRGGAGTLFKNIKDTSTKVMQTMQQSIARNDLDISHITSRILAMPCPSDGFESAYKTNNIEDVRLSLESRFDPNKISIYNFGQRTVARLPPPVRTVEAGFVYGCPQAHAPNLQGLFTVSADMYNFLNADPKSIVIVQTGDSGGCTAATVICALLMYADLLQEPEDAVQVFAVKRHTINLRPSEFRYLYYFGDILRPTPLLPHYKNTSLVSLCCQPVPRMTKVRDGCRIYMEVYCNETLLLSTLQDYEKMRFHKAGLGKIVLPINLTVCGDVTVVLYHARKGMVRPQGLKICQFQINTGFIPEPETLITFKNQDLDDLPDPEQVPATFCVSLSLAVTDSEILPSHKPPWIPAKPMRSPATLFSSDLEFAEMLDNFVTKPTLPSPPPAPRKSDYSSSPLVLPDVTEIAHEPPTPVAEPFPPIDLLNLNQQPSDVPAADPLTSAKPSTDASFDLLGAFGDDDSTGIGSAPIPDILPPSSVQNPLPRISTDPFDIFGSENQGFTPCINKLAGPELPPFVGSLPNFVTKPAVAKTDCSPTQPPKVSQDPFADIANLASGLNINFNRSTLSGKSPAGSSPLPTQFSSPTHRTSTSSRPQETFNQTLPQQQCQPMGSARPSPQPQSVPAQSRPDYSRVHFDAQKPAQHAGAGETKSSDIFADILGQQGYSFGSKMSQGPRSINEMRKEDLVKDMDPKKVRIMEWTDGKKNNIRALLCSMHTVLWDNAKWQPCQMSTMVTPIEVKKAYRRACLAVHPDKHNGTENEEIAKLIFMELNNAWTDFENDATQQNMFNA from the exons ATGGGCGAGTTCTTCAAGTCGCTCAACTTCAACTATTTCTCCTCCAGCGAAGGGGCTCCATCTGCCAACGGGGCTGTAGGAGGCGGACCAGCAGGTGCCCTCGGTGGCAGTCTGGACAACGACTTCGTGGGCCATGTCGTCGAGGTGGCTGGCCACAGACTGCGCATCAAGTGTGTTATCGCGGAAG GCGGATACGCCTTTGTGTACGTCGCCCAAGATGTGCAAATTGGAACCGAGTACGCCCTCAAGCGGCTGCTCGGGGCTGATCAGCAGGCCTGCACTGCCATCATCAACGAGATCGGGATCCACAAGCAGGTCTCGGGCCACGGAAACATTGTCGCTTTTTTGGGCTCCAGTTATACTGCGCCGACATCGCAACTCGGGCCACAGTACCTGCTACTCACAGAACTGTGCAAAG GCGGGTCCTTGGTTGACTgctttaaaacaaacaaagcttCCATCGAACCATCCTTGGTGCTGCGGATCTTCTACCAAATGTCGCGTGCCGTGGCCTGCCTGCACTCACAGTCGACGCCAATTGCTCACCGGGACATAAAG ATcgagaattttttaattggtaacGACAAGCAGATCAAGTTGTGCGACTTCGGCTCTGCCAGCAAAGAGGTGCTCTCACCTACGTTTGAGTGGAGCGCCAACCAGCGAAGCATGCTAGAGGATCAGCTAAATACCGTGACCACCCCAATGTACCGGGCTCCCGAGATGCTCGACACTTGGTCCAATAACCCAATCGGTCCAAAAGCGGACATCTGGGCTCTCGGCTGCATTCTCTACTTCTTGTGCTACCGCAGACATCCCTATGAGGATGGCGGCAAACTACGAATCATCAACGCCAATTATATACTTCCTCCGGATCCTCAGTACCAATGCTTCCGCGATATCATTAGAGGATGTTTCAAAGTGAACCCGGTCGAGCGCCTAGACATCGACATGGTGCTCGAACGCCTAGCAGCAATCGCGGAGACAAACAACTGGTCATTAAAAGGACCTGTAGACCTGCAGGGAATTCCTATCGAATCCATACCGACTGAGAGTCCCGCTCGAAAAAGTTCTGTTCAAACGGAGTTTTGCAACGAAACGTCTAATATGACTCCTCATCCAGCGTCCCCAGCCACGGTCACTCCCAGCTCCAGTAATGGACACGGAAGACTTCTGTCGTCGCTGCGTGGCGGCGCTGGAACattgtttaaaaacataaaggACACATCCACCAAAGTAATGCAGACAATGCAGCAATCGATCGCCCGTAACGATCTCGACATCAGCCACATCACCTCTCGTATCCTGGCTATGCCCTGCCCATCTGATGGATTTGAATCGGCGTATAAGACGAATAACATCGAAGATGTTCGCTTATCTCTGGAGAGTCGGTTTGATCCAAACAAAATAAGCATTTACAACTTTGGCCAAAGAACAGTGGCGCGACTACCACCACCCGTGCGGACGGTTGAGGCAGGTTTCGTTTATGGATGCCCGCAAGCCCATGCTCCCAATTTGCAG GGTCTATTTACCGTCTCAGCAGACATGTACAATTTTCTTAACGCGGATCCAAAATCGATTGTGATTGTGCAGACCGGAGACTCTGGTGGGTGTACTGCCGCCACCGTCATCTGTGCATTACTTATGTACGCAGATTTGCTGCAGGAGCCGGAAGACGCTGTGCAGGTTTTCGCCGTTAAGCGCCACACCATTAACCTGCGTCCCTCTGAGTTCCGCTACCTGTACTACTTTGGTGACATCCTTCGGCCTACGCCCCTGCTGCCACACTACAAGAACACAAGCCTTGTGTCGCTCTGTTGCCAGCCCGTTCCCAGAATGACCAAGGTGCGCGACGGTTGCCGGATTTATATGGAAGTCTACTGTAACGAGACCTTGTTGCTTAGCACACTGCAGGACTATGAAAAAATGCG GTTCCATAAAGCAGGCCTGGGAAAAATAGTGCTGCCAATCAATTTAACTGTCTGCGGTGATGTGACTGTGGTGCTGTACCATGCCCGGAAGGGAATGGTGCGACCACAAGGTCTTAAGATATGCCAGTTTCAAATAAACACGGGGTTCATCCCCGAACCAGAAACGCTGATAACGTTCAAGAACCAAGACCTGGACGACCTTCCGGATCCTGAGCAAGTGCCCGCAACATTCTGCGTATCGCTTTCGCTGGCTGTCACTGACTCGGAAATCCTTCCCAGCCATAAGCCGCCATGGATACCAGCTAAGCCCATGCGATCGCCAGCCACTTTGTTTAGCTCGGACCTGGAGTTCGCAGAAATGCTGGACAATTTCG TTACCAAGCCCACGCTCCCATCGCCACCGCCTGCGCCTCGGAAGAGTGATTACTCGAGCTCTCCGCTCGTGTTGCCCGATGTCACAGAGATTGCCCATGAACCTCCGACGCCTGTGGCAGAGCCTTTTCCGCCTATCGACTTGCTGAACCTCAATCAGCAGCCTAGTGACGTACCAGCAGCTGATCCCTTGACCAGCGCCAAGCCGAGCACAGATGCCAGCTTTGACTTGTTGGGAGCCTTTGGCGATGATGACTCGACGGGCATAGGATCAGCGCCAATTCCAGACATACTTCCACCATCGTCAGTGCAGAACCCCCTGCCGAGAATCAGTACTGACCCGTTCGACATATTTGGCTCTGAGAACCAGGGCTTTACGCCCTGCATAAATAAGTTGGCCGGACCAGAACTTCCACCTTTTGTTGGCTCCTTGCCAAATTTTGTTACTAAGCCAGCGGTCGCCAAAACTGATTGCTCACCAACCCAGCCGCCCAAGGTATCTCAAGATCCATTCGCGGACATCGCCAACTTGGCTTCAGGACTCAACATAAACTTCAACCGCAGCACCCTGAGTGGAAAGTCTCCTGCTGGCAGCAGTCCCCTTCCGACGCAATTCTCTAGCCCCACTCACCGGACGTCCACATCCTCGAGACCCCAAGAGACGTTTAATCAGACACTTCCACAACAGCAGTGTCAGCCTATGGGATCTGCTAGGCCATCGCCGCAGCCCCAGTCGGTACCTGCTCAATCGCGACCTGACTACAGTCGAGTCCACTTCGATGCACAGAAGCCAGCGCAGCATGCTGGTGCTGGTGAAACCAAAAGCTCCGACATATTTGCAGACATTCTAGGCCAACAAGGCTACTCATTCGGCAGCAAAATGAGTCAAGGTCCCCGGTCCATCAATGAAATGCGAAAGGAAGATTTGGTGAAGGATATGGATCCCAAGAAAGTGCGGATTATGGAATGG ACCGATGGTAAGAAAAACAACATCCGTGCGCTTCTGTGCTCCATGCACACAGTGTTATGGGACAACGCAAAGTGGCAGCCGTGCCAGATGTCCACCATGGTGACCCCGATTGAGGTGAAGAAGGCATACCGTCGCGCATGTCTAGCAGTGCATCCTGACAAG CACAATGGGACAGAGAACGAGGAGATTGCCAAGCTCATCTTTATGGAACTGAACAATGCATGGACAGATTTTGAAAACGATGCCACGCAACAAAATATGTTCAATGCGTAA